A single window of Brevundimonas vitisensis DNA harbors:
- the ftsW gene encoding putative lipid II flippase FtsW: MSSSYAPTFSRNDKGPIATWFWTVDRGLLGAALGLMAIGVALSFASSPAAITADDSIADPFHYSWRMLVWASGGVGLMLLTSLLSPKGVRRIAVVALLLAIAVMALLPFIGDEVKGAARWINLGPFSLQPSEFAKPSLIVFAAWMFAEAQKGQGVPGVSIAFGVYALTVGLLVIQPDIGQTLLITTTFIAVFFMAGVPLKWMAVIGTVGVAGIVSIYALFGHVRDRVAVFLNPGAEDSHQIDRASEAIRAGGLVGRGVGEGVMKRHVPDLHTDFIYSVGAEEFGLILSLLMIGLYAFIVVRGMSRAMKLSDSFAQTAAAGLFMLIGLQACINVAVNLNLIPTKGMTLPFISYGGSSMLAMGLTMGFALALTRKRPGAYEPGAGAWPGGRLLP, encoded by the coding sequence ATGAGCAGCTCCTACGCCCCCACGTTTTCGCGCAATGACAAGGGTCCGATCGCGACCTGGTTCTGGACCGTCGATCGTGGCCTGCTCGGCGCGGCCCTGGGCCTGATGGCCATCGGCGTGGCGCTCAGCTTCGCCTCGAGCCCAGCGGCCATCACCGCGGACGATTCCATCGCCGACCCCTTCCACTATTCCTGGCGGATGCTGGTCTGGGCCAGCGGTGGGGTGGGGCTGATGCTGCTGACCTCGCTGCTGTCGCCCAAGGGTGTGCGACGCATTGCAGTGGTGGCCCTGCTGCTGGCCATCGCCGTCATGGCCCTGCTGCCCTTCATCGGCGATGAGGTGAAGGGGGCGGCACGCTGGATCAACCTGGGTCCGTTCAGCCTTCAGCCCAGTGAGTTCGCCAAGCCGTCCCTGATCGTCTTCGCCGCCTGGATGTTCGCCGAGGCCCAGAAGGGGCAGGGGGTGCCCGGCGTGTCGATCGCCTTTGGCGTCTACGCCCTGACGGTCGGCCTTCTGGTGATCCAGCCGGATATCGGCCAGACCCTGCTGATCACCACCACCTTCATCGCGGTCTTCTTCATGGCGGGTGTGCCGCTGAAATGGATGGCGGTGATCGGCACGGTAGGCGTGGCCGGGATCGTGTCCATCTATGCCCTGTTCGGCCATGTTCGTGACCGGGTCGCCGTCTTCCTGAACCCCGGTGCCGAGGACAGCCATCAGATCGATCGCGCGTCCGAGGCCATCCGCGCCGGGGGCCTGGTCGGGCGGGGCGTGGGCGAGGGCGTGATGAAGCGCCATGTGCCCGACCTGCATACCGACTTCATCTATTCGGTCGGTGCCGAGGAGTTTGGCCTGATCCTGTCTCTGCTGATGATCGGCCTTTATGCCTTCATCGTCGTGCGCGGCATGAGCCGGGCGATGAAGCTCAGCGACAGTTTCGCCCAGACGGCGGCGGCGGGCCTGTTCATGCTGATCGGACTTCAGGCCTGCATCAATGTGGCAGTGAACCTGAACCTGATCCCGACCAAGGGAATGACATTGCCCTTCATCAGCTATGGCGGCTCGTCCATGCTGGCCATGGGTTTGACCATGGGCTTTGCATTGGCCCTGACGCGCAAGCGGCCTGGGGCCTATGAGCCCGGGGCCGGCGCCTGGCCTGGCGGGCGGCTGCTGCCCTGA
- the murG gene encoding undecaprenyldiphospho-muramoylpentapeptide beta-N-acetylglucosaminyltransferase, with protein MKTRTCVVAAGGTGGHMFPAEALARAMIARGWHVVLASDHRGEQYAQAFLAEHRLALDAATGSGPLGLIKAGIAIARGVAQARREFSARGADVVVGFGGYPSAPALVAAITQGRPTVIHEQNAVLGRTNRILAPFVGTVAGSFAALTRAKLVGSPVRAEIRSLMDRAYAPPSADGPIHVLVTGGSQGARILSETTPRALAALPQSLRSRLRVQQQSRPETLEAARQIYLEAGIEAEVAPFFRDMAARLAAAHLVVGRSGASTCAELAVAALPSILIPLKIATDDHQRLNAKGLVEAGAAVMILEDDVTVDRLRAALAEVLGDPGRLAAMSAAARSVAIPDAAERLADLVEAAAR; from the coding sequence ATGAAGACCAGAACCTGTGTCGTCGCCGCCGGTGGAACCGGTGGGCATATGTTCCCGGCCGAGGCTCTGGCCCGAGCCATGATCGCGCGCGGCTGGCATGTGGTTCTGGCCAGCGATCACCGCGGCGAGCAGTATGCCCAGGCCTTTCTGGCGGAACATCGGCTGGCGCTGGATGCCGCGACGGGGTCGGGTCCTCTGGGCCTGATCAAGGCCGGGATCGCCATCGCCAGGGGCGTCGCCCAGGCCCGGCGCGAGTTCTCGGCACGGGGCGCTGACGTCGTGGTCGGCTTCGGCGGCTACCCCTCGGCCCCGGCTCTGGTCGCGGCCATCACCCAGGGTCGGCCGACCGTGATCCATGAGCAGAATGCCGTCCTGGGCCGGACCAACCGTATCCTGGCTCCCTTCGTCGGCACGGTGGCCGGTTCGTTCGCGGCCCTGACGCGCGCCAAACTGGTCGGCAGTCCGGTCAGGGCGGAAATTCGCAGCCTGATGGACCGGGCCTACGCTCCCCCCTCAGCCGATGGTCCCATCCATGTGCTGGTCACGGGCGGCAGTCAGGGTGCACGCATTCTGTCCGAGACCACGCCGCGCGCCCTGGCAGCCTTGCCCCAGTCCCTGCGTTCCCGCCTGCGCGTCCAGCAGCAGTCCCGGCCCGAGACGCTGGAGGCGGCGCGGCAGATCTATCTGGAAGCGGGGATCGAGGCCGAGGTCGCTCCCTTCTTCCGCGACATGGCCGCGCGTCTGGCGGCCGCCCATCTGGTGGTCGGCCGCTCCGGTGCCTCGACCTGCGCCGAACTGGCCGTGGCGGCCCTGCCGTCGATCCTGATTCCGCTGAAGATCGCCACCGACGACCACCAGAGACTGAATGCCAAGGGTCTGGTCGAGGCCGGGGCGGCGGTGATGATCCTGGAGGACGATGTCACGGTTGATCGGCTGCGGGCCGCCCTGGCCGAGGTGCTGGGCGATCCGGGCCGTTTGGCCGCCATGTCCGCCGCCGCTCGATCGGTCGCCATTCCAGACGCTGCGGAGCGTCTGGCCGATCTGGTCGAGGCAGCGGCGCGCTAA
- a CDS encoding mechanosensitive ion channel family protein: MPEFVTDLSREIFRLWQTFDWLPEWAVVALIVTAFVLIGWAANQVVFGLLKWLVRKRDLFWRGIVGRARLKVRIAVMIVALALAVTVSPLDPGPSETIRQALVFVFILVMGWMLIGASDMWAVVYLRRFNMATEDNLLARKHVTQARILQRIAALLIGIVTLGLALLTIGAVRQWGMSLLASAGVVGIIAGFALQPLLTNMIAGVQIATDQPIRLDDAVIVEGEWGVIEEITSTYVVVKLWDWRRMILPLTYFITKPFQNWTRETARLIGTAFLYVDYEAPIDRLRAELERICRDSPLWDGDVVNLQVTEITDRVAQVRCLASARNAPTAFDLRCEIREKMLAFMRDQCPEALPKDRLALDRINTPPGSTAPG; the protein is encoded by the coding sequence ATGCCCGAGTTCGTCACTGACCTGAGCCGCGAGATTTTCCGCCTGTGGCAGACTTTCGACTGGCTGCCGGAATGGGCGGTGGTAGCGCTCATCGTCACCGCCTTCGTTCTGATCGGCTGGGCCGCGAACCAGGTGGTCTTTGGTCTGCTGAAATGGCTGGTGCGAAAGCGTGACCTGTTCTGGCGCGGCATCGTCGGTCGGGCCCGGCTGAAGGTCCGGATCGCGGTGATGATCGTCGCCCTGGCGCTGGCAGTGACCGTATCGCCGCTCGACCCTGGGCCGTCCGAGACGATCCGCCAGGCCCTGGTCTTTGTCTTCATCCTGGTGATGGGCTGGATGCTGATCGGGGCGTCCGACATGTGGGCGGTGGTCTATCTGCGCCGCTTCAACATGGCGACCGAAGACAATCTGCTCGCGCGAAAACATGTGACGCAGGCTCGCATCCTGCAGCGGATTGCGGCCCTGCTGATCGGGATCGTCACCTTGGGGCTGGCGCTGTTGACCATCGGGGCGGTGCGCCAATGGGGCATGAGCCTGCTCGCCTCGGCCGGCGTGGTGGGGATCATCGCCGGCTTTGCCCTGCAGCCCCTGCTGACCAATATGATCGCCGGGGTCCAGATCGCGACGGACCAGCCGATCCGTCTGGATGACGCCGTCATCGTTGAGGGGGAATGGGGCGTGATCGAGGAGATCACCTCCACCTATGTGGTGGTCAAGTTGTGGGACTGGCGGCGGATGATCCTGCCCCTGACCTACTTCATCACCAAGCCGTTCCAGAACTGGACCCGAGAGACGGCGCGTCTGATCGGCACGGCCTTCCTCTATGTCGACTATGAGGCCCCGATCGACCGGCTGCGGGCCGAGTTGGAGCGCATCTGCCGCGACAGCCCCCTGTGGGACGGCGATGTGGTCAATCTGCAGGTGACGGAGATCACCGACCGGGTGGCCCAGGTCCGCTGTCTGGCCAGTGCACGGAATGCTCCGACCGCGTTCGACCTGCGATGCGAAATCCGCGAGAAGATGCTGGCCTTCATGCGCGATCAGTGCCCCGAGGCTCTTCCCAAGGACCGCCTCGCGCTGGATCGGATCAATACGCCGCCAGGTTCGACCGCCCCAGGATGA
- a CDS encoding WecB/TagA/CpsF family glycosyltransferase has protein sequence MYHERAGFDLAAAEPDRRRRPRTPYRMQRRATERVTLLGQPIDLVRCEEVMHHVQHWVAEGQKALVANHNLHSLYLLRRDPSLKRFYDLADMVELDSTPLVWFGRLVGLANRSFHRCTYLDWRHHFWSVANRRGWRVMYIGGADGVAATAAENLTVRYPHAVIATRSGYFDADPGSTENAQVVDAVRAFDPHILFVGMGMPRQEKWIADVYASLPDCVVFSVGAAFDYEAGVQSAAPRWIGQLGLEWLFRLVADPGRLFTRYCIEPWFLIGPAMRDIRAALARR, from the coding sequence ATGTATCACGAACGCGCCGGATTCGATCTTGCCGCCGCCGAGCCCGACCGGCGCCGCCGGCCGCGTACGCCCTATCGGATGCAGCGCCGCGCGACCGAGCGCGTCACCCTGCTGGGTCAGCCGATCGACCTCGTTCGCTGCGAAGAGGTGATGCATCATGTCCAACACTGGGTTGCCGAGGGCCAGAAGGCTCTGGTCGCCAATCACAATCTGCACAGCCTGTATCTGCTGCGCCGCGATCCGTCGCTGAAACGCTTCTACGATCTGGCCGACATGGTCGAACTGGATTCCACGCCGCTGGTCTGGTTCGGACGGCTGGTGGGCCTGGCCAATCGATCCTTTCATCGCTGCACCTATCTGGACTGGCGTCACCATTTCTGGAGCGTCGCCAATCGACGGGGGTGGCGGGTCATGTACATCGGCGGCGCCGACGGCGTGGCTGCGACCGCCGCCGAGAACCTGACCGTCCGCTATCCCCATGCCGTGATCGCGACCCGCTCCGGCTATTTCGATGCCGATCCCGGGTCGACCGAGAATGCCCAGGTGGTCGATGCCGTGCGGGCCTTCGACCCCCACATCCTGTTTGTTGGCATGGGCATGCCGCGTCAGGAAAAGTGGATCGCGGATGTCTATGCATCCCTGCCGGACTGCGTGGTCTTCAGCGTCGGGGCGGCCTTCGACTATGAGGCGGGAGTGCAAAGCGCTGCACCGCGCTGGATCGGTCAGCTGGGCCTGGAATGGCTGTTTCGGCTGGTCGCCGACCCCGGCCGCTTGTTCACCCGCTATTGCATCGAGCCCTGGTTCCTGATCGGTCCGGCCATGCGCGATATCCGCGCGGCCTTGGCAAGGCGCTGA
- the smc gene encoding chromosome segregation protein SMC, with protein MQFQRLRLVGFKSFVDPAEVHIEPGLTGIVGPNGCGKSNVLESMRWVMGANSAKAMRGTGMDDVIFAGAAGRPPRNHAEVQLTIDNAQRRAPQPFTDSAIIEVSRRIDRGQGSTYRINGKEVRARDVQLLFADASTGANSPALVRQGQISELIAAKPQNRRRILEEAGGVAGLHTRRHEAELRLKAAETNLERLDDIGRELETALTRLKREARQAEKYKKISAEIRALQAALLYVRWNDARLAAEAATEELRAADRAVAEATAAAARAQTAALSAQEGLKPAREEDAVAAALLHRATLERDRLDMAERQARAEVERLTAERQRIANDTEREIALAGDADSELARLTAEREALSAEIAAAPQRRPELERALEEAEAARRAADAEVERVAGTLAAVEARANAETARKRDAEARVARAEAALSNARREREALGPLETPDLIAAREALETATAALAAARAEVEAAEARRSDLARAEQEARSEARAAEDRLGRLQTEARGLAALLVSTRRDHPPALDRVSAAKGYEAALAAALGDDLDAALDRRAAAHWGGADVPTPTWPQGVEPLAEHVSAPPELSARLALCAIAARADAPRLAQALPPGARLVTREGDLFRWDGFVSRAEAPRPAAVRLAQRTRLSELEADIDLGKPMLETAQARLKAATEAFRVAEEAVKAARLLPFAADKAVTGARDRVESLARDQARREARAQALDETLGRLSEEVTAAQAALTEALSVEAPSETLEGLKAELGTARAAADTARATSATARADRDTEARNRAGREARLAALTREAEGWTARARDSAARIKALETEATKTGALLAQAADAPDALAAQRSRLLDTLTTAETRRKAAADALSQAESEAGEADRASRAADADAASAREARAGLAARAEATTERLAEAEANVRETAQMSPQDLGQKLIDDAVARPADAAGAESLLYGLERERELLGAVNLRAEDEAEEYGERLNTMRVERSDLTGAIAKLRDGIDELNAEGRERLIAAFDIINDNFKSLFEALFGGGQAELKLVESDDPLEAGLEIFACPPGKRLSVMSLMSGGEQALTAAALIFAVFLANPAPVCVLDEVDAPLDDANVDRFCRMLNEMRNRTDTRFIVITHNPVTMSRMDRLFGVTMPERGVSQLVSVDLKQAETLVA; from the coding sequence ATGCAGTTCCAGCGCCTTCGGCTTGTCGGGTTCAAATCCTTCGTCGACCCGGCCGAGGTGCATATCGAGCCGGGCCTGACCGGCATCGTCGGCCCTAACGGCTGCGGCAAGTCCAATGTCCTGGAATCCATGCGCTGGGTCATGGGCGCCAACTCGGCCAAGGCCATGCGCGGCACGGGCATGGACGACGTCATCTTCGCCGGTGCCGCAGGCCGACCGCCGCGCAATCACGCCGAAGTCCAGCTGACCATCGACAATGCCCAGCGCCGCGCCCCCCAGCCCTTCACCGACAGCGCCATCATCGAGGTGTCGCGCCGGATCGACCGGGGCCAGGGCTCGACCTATCGCATCAACGGTAAGGAAGTCCGGGCGCGGGACGTGCAACTGCTGTTCGCCGATGCGTCGACGGGCGCCAACTCCCCTGCCCTGGTGCGTCAGGGGCAGATCAGCGAACTGATCGCGGCCAAGCCCCAGAACCGGCGCCGCATCCTGGAAGAAGCGGGCGGCGTCGCAGGTCTGCACACCCGGCGCCACGAGGCCGAACTGCGACTGAAGGCGGCCGAGACCAATCTGGAGCGTCTGGACGACATCGGGCGGGAGCTGGAAACCGCCCTGACCCGGCTGAAGCGCGAGGCGCGGCAGGCCGAGAAGTACAAGAAGATTTCGGCCGAGATCCGGGCTCTGCAAGCAGCCCTGCTCTATGTCCGCTGGAACGATGCGCGGCTGGCCGCCGAGGCCGCGACCGAGGAACTGCGTGCCGCCGACCGGGCCGTGGCCGAGGCCACCGCTGCAGCGGCCCGGGCCCAGACCGCCGCCCTGTCGGCGCAGGAGGGGCTGAAGCCCGCGCGTGAGGAAGACGCCGTGGCCGCCGCCCTGCTGCATCGCGCCACCCTGGAGCGGGACCGGCTGGATATGGCCGAACGCCAGGCACGGGCCGAGGTCGAGCGTCTGACGGCCGAACGCCAGCGTATCGCCAACGACACGGAGCGAGAGATCGCGCTCGCTGGCGATGCCGACAGTGAACTGGCCCGGCTGACGGCGGAACGCGAGGCCCTGTCCGCCGAGATCGCCGCCGCGCCGCAGCGGCGGCCTGAGCTGGAACGCGCGCTGGAAGAGGCAGAGGCCGCGCGCCGGGCCGCTGACGCCGAGGTGGAGCGGGTAGCCGGTACGCTGGCGGCGGTCGAAGCCAGGGCCAATGCCGAAACCGCCCGCAAGCGTGACGCCGAGGCGCGCGTCGCCCGTGCCGAAGCCGCCCTGAGCAATGCCCGCCGCGAGCGTGAGGCCCTGGGGCCCCTCGAGACGCCCGATCTGATCGCTGCGCGCGAGGCCCTGGAGACGGCAACCGCCGCCCTGGCCGCTGCCCGTGCCGAGGTCGAGGCGGCCGAGGCGCGCCGCAGCGACCTGGCCCGAGCCGAACAGGAAGCCCGGTCCGAAGCCCGCGCCGCAGAGGACCGCCTGGGCCGTTTGCAGACCGAGGCGCGCGGGCTGGCAGCGCTGCTGGTCTCGACGCGCCGCGACCATCCTCCGGCCCTGGACCGGGTGTCGGCGGCCAAGGGCTATGAGGCCGCGCTGGCAGCGGCCCTGGGCGACGATCTGGATGCCGCGCTGGATCGCCGCGCGGCGGCCCATTGGGGCGGGGCCGACGTGCCGACGCCGACGTGGCCGCAAGGGGTCGAGCCGCTGGCCGAACACGTCAGCGCGCCGCCGGAACTGTCCGCGCGTCTGGCCCTGTGCGCTATCGCCGCTAGAGCCGATGCGCCGCGTCTGGCCCAGGCATTGCCGCCCGGTGCCCGGCTGGTCACGCGCGAGGGCGACCTGTTCCGCTGGGACGGCTTTGTCAGTCGCGCCGAGGCCCCCCGGCCCGCTGCCGTGCGACTGGCCCAGCGCACGCGGCTGTCGGAACTGGAAGCCGATATCGACCTGGGCAAGCCCATGCTGGAAACAGCGCAAGCCAGGCTGAAAGCCGCGACCGAGGCGTTTCGCGTGGCGGAAGAGGCGGTCAAGGCGGCGCGTCTGCTCCCCTTTGCCGCCGACAAGGCCGTGACGGGCGCGCGCGACCGGGTCGAGAGCCTGGCGCGCGATCAGGCCCGCCGCGAAGCCCGCGCCCAGGCCCTGGACGAGACACTCGGCCGGCTGTCCGAAGAGGTGACGGCCGCTCAGGCCGCCCTGACAGAAGCTCTTTCAGTCGAGGCGCCGTCCGAGACTCTGGAAGGGCTGAAGGCCGAACTGGGCACTGCCCGCGCCGCCGCCGACACAGCCCGTGCCACCTCGGCCACCGCCCGCGCCGACCGCGATACCGAGGCGCGGAACCGCGCAGGGCGCGAGGCGCGTCTGGCGGCTCTTACGCGCGAGGCCGAAGGCTGGACCGCTCGCGCCCGGGACAGCGCTGCCCGGATCAAGGCGCTGGAGACCGAGGCTACCAAAACAGGGGCCCTGCTGGCCCAGGCGGCGGATGCGCCGGACGCACTGGCGGCTCAACGCTCCCGGTTGCTGGACACCCTGACGACGGCCGAAACGCGCCGCAAGGCCGCCGCCGATGCCCTGTCGCAGGCCGAAAGCGAGGCAGGCGAGGCGGATCGGGCGTCGCGCGCCGCCGATGCGGACGCGGCATCTGCCCGCGAAGCCCGAGCCGGTCTGGCCGCCCGCGCCGAAGCCACCACCGAACGGTTGGCCGAAGCCGAAGCCAATGTCCGCGAAACCGCCCAGATGTCGCCGCAGGACTTGGGCCAGAAGCTGATCGACGACGCTGTGGCGCGTCCTGCCGATGCGGCGGGGGCGGAAAGCCTGCTGTACGGTTTGGAACGGGAGCGCGAGCTTCTCGGTGCGGTCAATCTGCGCGCCGAGGACGAGGCCGAAGAATACGGCGAGCGGCTGAACACCATGCGGGTCGAGCGCTCGGACCTGACGGGGGCCATCGCCAAGCTGCGTGATGGGATCGACGAGCTGAATGCCGAGGGCCGCGAGCGACTGATCGCCGCCTTCGACATCATCAACGACAACTTCAAGAGCCTGTTCGAGGCCCTGTTCGGGGGCGGCCAGGCCGAACTGAAGCTGGTGGAATCCGATGATCCACTGGAGGCCGGGTTGGAGATCTTCGCCTGTCCGCCCGGCAAGCGTCTGTCGGTCATGAGCCTGATGAGCGGGGGCGAACAGGCGCTGACGGCCGCCGCACTGATCTTTGCGGTCTTCCTGGCCAATCCGGCACCGGTCTGTGTGCTGGACGAGGTCGACGCGCCGCTGGACGATGCCAATGTGGACCGCTTCTGCCGGATGCTGAACGAGATGCGGAACCGCACCGACACCCGCTTCATCGTCATTACCCACAATCCGGTCACCATGAGCCGGATGGATCGCCTGTTCGGTGTCACCATGCCCGAGCGCGGCGTTTCTCAACTGGTCAGTGTGGACCTGAAGCAGGCCGAAACCCTGGTGGCGTAA
- a CDS encoding thioredoxin domain-containing protein, translating into MTRFKLLFLALLLSLSAPVAAMAQIAPETAQDRVVGSASAPLTLTVYLSTTCPHCARWHLDVYPLIRSAYVDRGLVRVVYRDLPTSPQRVASAGAVIARCAAEDRYEDVMDGLFRDQSRMRAQGDVDAWLIAGGTAGGLDVLAMSACLADPANFAAIEAAATQALYDGVQGTPAFFLNGRRIDADNIEAFDAAAQPLLAGR; encoded by the coding sequence ATGACCCGGTTCAAACTGCTGTTTCTGGCCCTGTTGCTGTCGCTGTCGGCCCCGGTCGCGGCCATGGCCCAGATCGCGCCTGAAACGGCCCAGGACCGGGTCGTGGGTTCGGCCTCTGCGCCGCTGACCCTGACGGTCTATCTGTCGACGACTTGCCCGCATTGCGCACGCTGGCATCTGGACGTCTATCCGCTGATCCGGTCGGCCTATGTCGATCGGGGTCTGGTGCGGGTGGTCTATCGCGACCTGCCGACCTCGCCTCAGCGCGTGGCTTCCGCCGGAGCCGTGATCGCGCGCTGCGCTGCCGAAGACCGCTATGAGGACGTGATGGACGGCCTGTTCCGCGATCAGTCGCGCATGCGGGCGCAGGGTGATGTGGACGCCTGGCTGATCGCGGGCGGCACGGCGGGCGGGCTGGATGTGCTGGCCATGAGTGCCTGCCTGGCGGATCCGGCCAACTTTGCCGCGATCGAAGCCGCCGCCACCCAGGCCCTGTATGACGGCGTTCAGGGCACTCCGGCCTTCTTCCTGAATGGTCGCCGTATCGACGCTGACAATATCGAAGCCTTCGACGCTGCTGCCCAGCCCTTGCTGGCGGGGCGCTGA
- a CDS encoding DsbA family protein, with translation MRDNRFRFASMSRRAALTGAALASMAALAGCGESAGAAGAAQGDMALGAAEGAKVTVVEYASVTCGHCAAWQEQVWPQFKAKYVDTGKIRYVFREFPTPPQDVAVAGFLVARCAGEDKYFDVVDAIMASQKEWAAGVQPADSVRTIATGAGLSQAEFQACVTDTEAVKQMEARIQAAQGMGITGTPTFMVNGQRVTDITLDGLSTAIDAELAKS, from the coding sequence ATGCGCGACAACCGTTTCCGTTTCGCCTCCATGAGCCGCCGCGCGGCGCTGACCGGAGCGGCCCTGGCCTCCATGGCGGCCTTGGCCGGCTGCGGCGAAAGCGCAGGGGCAGCCGGTGCGGCCCAGGGCGACATGGCCCTGGGGGCCGCCGAGGGTGCCAAGGTCACCGTGGTGGAATATGCCTCGGTCACCTGCGGCCATTGCGCCGCCTGGCAGGAGCAGGTCTGGCCGCAGTTCAAGGCCAAGTATGTCGACACCGGCAAGATCCGCTATGTCTTCCGCGAGTTTCCGACCCCGCCGCAGGACGTGGCCGTGGCCGGCTTCCTGGTCGCCCGCTGCGCCGGCGAGGACAAGTATTTCGACGTCGTCGACGCCATCATGGCCAGCCAGAAGGAATGGGCCGCCGGGGTCCAGCCTGCCGATAGCGTCCGCACCATCGCCACCGGTGCCGGCCTGAGCCAGGCCGAGTTCCAGGCCTGCGTCACCGACACCGAGGCGGTGAAACAGATGGAAGCCCGCATTCAGGCTGCCCAGGGCATGGGCATCACCGGCACCCCGACCTTCATGGTCAATGGACAGCGCGTGACCGACATCACCCTGGACGGCCTGTCCACGGCGATCGACGCCGAACTGGCCAAGAGCTGA
- a CDS encoding DUF721 domain-containing protein produces the protein MRRPLPTEAEAREILARRRTRPVPRPTPRAGKALSSVIRDLDQKYGRGVQALEPRWAEIVGEQDARITRPIKLTRGRGASGGVLELRVPGAAALLVQHKSADILARVNLFLGTGTVERLRITQGPIRPLSSVSVARPVPPPPLPAAVEAELKASLEQSPEPIREALLRLGRAVLGEDRTRRR, from the coding sequence ATGCGCCGCCCCCTGCCGACCGAGGCCGAAGCCCGCGAGATCCTGGCTCGCCGCCGGACACGCCCCGTGCCGCGCCCGACCCCGCGCGCCGGTAAAGCTCTGAGCAGCGTGATCCGCGACCTGGACCAGAAATACGGACGCGGCGTCCAGGCGCTGGAACCGCGCTGGGCCGAGATCGTGGGGGAACAGGACGCCCGCATCACCCGCCCCATCAAGCTGACGCGCGGGCGCGGTGCCTCTGGCGGGGTGCTGGAACTGCGCGTGCCCGGGGCGGCGGCCCTGCTGGTCCAGCACAAGTCGGCGGACATACTGGCGCGGGTGAACCTGTTTCTGGGGACCGGGACGGTCGAACGTCTGCGGATCACCCAGGGCCCCATACGCCCCCTGTCCAGCGTCAGCGTGGCCCGACCAGTGCCCCCGCCCCCCCTGCCCGCCGCCGTCGAGGCCGAACTGAAGGCGTCGCTGGAACAGTCGCCCGAGCCCATCCGCGAGGCCCTGCTGCGCCTGGGACGCGCCGTCCTGGGCGAGGATCGGACGCGGCGGCGTTGA
- the mutY gene encoding A/G-specific adenine glycosylase, whose protein sequence is MPDTPSAVRRRLLAWYDAHGRTLPWRAAPGAARTDPYRVWLSEVMLQQTTVPHATPYFQAFTARWPTVVDLADAQDSDLMAAWAGLGYYARARNLLACARAVARDHDGVFPDTEAGLLALPGVGAYTAAAVAAIAFGRAANVVDGNVERVMARLHAVQTPLPAARPELKRLAAAYVTDDRPGDWPQALMDLGATVCRPKSPLCPSCPIRIDCAAYAEGDPGRYPLKSSKAQRPHRQGIAWVIRNASGQVALVRRPDKGLLGGMVGLPTSDWSETAPTDNPPLSGPWTEAGAIEHVFTHFSLTLAVRTAEGEGDYIWMAPKEALKALPTVFSKALTRGLGA, encoded by the coding sequence ATGCCCGACACCCCCTCCGCCGTCCGCCGCCGTCTGCTGGCCTGGTATGACGCCCATGGCCGGACCCTGCCGTGGCGAGCCGCCCCCGGCGCGGCGCGGACGGACCCCTATCGGGTCTGGCTGTCCGAGGTGATGCTGCAACAGACCACCGTGCCCCATGCCACCCCTTATTTTCAGGCCTTCACCGCCCGCTGGCCGACGGTCGTCGATCTGGCCGATGCGCAGGACAGCGATCTGATGGCCGCCTGGGCGGGGCTGGGATACTACGCCCGCGCCCGCAATCTGCTGGCCTGCGCCCGGGCGGTCGCGCGCGATCATGACGGCGTCTTTCCGGATACGGAGGCGGGTCTGCTGGCCCTGCCGGGGGTCGGGGCCTATACGGCGGCCGCCGTTGCCGCCATCGCCTTCGGCCGCGCCGCCAATGTGGTCGACGGCAATGTGGAGCGGGTCATGGCCCGGCTGCATGCGGTCCAGACGCCGCTGCCCGCCGCGCGGCCCGAGCTGAAACGTCTGGCCGCTGCCTATGTGACCGACGACCGTCCTGGCGACTGGCCCCAGGCGCTGATGGATCTGGGGGCCACCGTCTGTCGTCCGAAGTCACCGCTGTGCCCGTCCTGCCCGATCCGGATCGACTGCGCCGCCTATGCCGAGGGCGATCCCGGCCGCTATCCGCTGAAGAGCTCGAAGGCACAGCGCCCCCACCGGCAGGGCATCGCCTGGGTGATCCGCAACGCGTCAGGACAGGTCGCCCTGGTCCGGCGGCCTGACAAGGGCCTGCTGGGTGGCATGGTCGGACTGCCCACCAGCGACTGGAGCGAGACGGCCCCCACCGACAATCCGCCGCTGTCCGGCCCCTGGACCGAGGCCGGGGCCATCGAACACGTCTTCACCCACTTTTCCCTGACGCTGGCGGTGCGAACCGCGGAAGGGGAGGGCGACTACATCTGGATGGCCCCCAAAGAGGCACTGAAGGCCCTGCCCACCGTCTTTTCCAAGGCGCTGACGCGGGGGTTGGGAGCCTAA